The Neodiprion fabricii isolate iyNeoFabr1 chromosome 4, iyNeoFabr1.1, whole genome shotgun sequence genome window below encodes:
- the LOC124180691 gene encoding lymphocyte expansion molecule-like, with translation MPCNRGETSSFKLCRCSCRWRCKCLILRKPKPPPPFGSSVPIGAKIGMHPRLGVKLNDGPPPGTYDPPPLVSKCPVTSWKREEEMKEFAETMGGKLPEKYALQRDLMKRGRGPGVHDIRQWPEVVLEGSCNIRRENTGFGRIPRFKNSRAKETPGPGYTGKEHNPYYHVEKNRFKSFSCLSSFEYDGCLPRFKKSVRSWSIPCNRYNVRHPDSMDSKLKKVTSKRGPYDLFTGPRDASTILGYLARPKPTDTKNWPTKFPSDFEKAVEGSNRFKGAWTSCPRFTKKPTVRSMLEDISLCYKEPEAPGPGWYTPVHPAELRPERKGVVHPFNDSVKIARPLRPFEISPGPGSYEVISGRKRIPGNGWTFVFSSKLQRSIAPKQDQYNSF, from the exons ATGCCCTGCAATCGGGGTGAAACTTCGTCCTTCAAATTATGCCGCTGCTCTTGTCGATGGCGATGCAAATGCCTCATTCTCCGGAAACCAAAACCCCCGCCGCCTTTCGGAAGCTCGGTGCCAATCGGGGCGAAAATTGGAATGCACCCGCGTCTCGGGGTGAAATTGAACGACGGCCCGCCCCCAGGGACCTACGATCCTCCGCCCCTGGTATCAAAATGCCCCGTAACaag CTGGAAGCGGGAAGAAGAGATGAAGGAGTTCGCTGAAACGATGGGCGGTAAACTCCCGGAGAAATACGCTCTCCAGAGGGACCTGATGAAGCGTGGCCGCGGGCCGGGTGTACACGATATTCGACAATGGCCAGAAGTCGTTTTGGAAGGAAGCTGCAACATCCGGCGTGAAAATACCGGCTTTGGTAGAATTCCCAGATTCAAAAACTCCCGCGCCAAGGAAACACCCGGTCCAG gATACACTGGAAAAGAACACAACCCGTATTACCACGTTGAGAAGAATCGGTTCAAGTCCTTCTCCTGCCTTTCGAGTTTCGAGTACGACGGTTGTTTACCCAGATTCAAGAAATCCGTTCGCAGCTGGTCGATTCCCTGCAACCg GTACAACGTGCGACATCCGGACTCTATGGACAGCAAATTGAAGAAGGTAACGAGCAAGCGAGGACCGTACGACTTGTTCACAG GACCGCGAGACGCGAGCACAATCTTGGGTTACCTAGCCCGACCGAAGCCAACGGACACCAAAAACTGGCCGACGAAGTTTCCGAGCGATTTCGAGAAGGCCGTTGAAGGATCGAACCGGTTCAAAGGAGCCTGGACGAGCTGTCCAAG gTTCACCAAGAAACCGACGGTGCGAAGCATGCTCGAGGACATCAGCCTCTGCTACAAGGAACCGGAAGCCCCGGGACCAGGCTGGTACACTCCTGTCCATCCCGCGGAGCTGCGACCCGAAAGGAAAGGAGTGGTCCACCCTTTCAACGACAGTGTGAAGATCGCGAGGCCGCTTCGACCCTTCGAAATAAGCCCCGGGCCGGGTAGTTACGAGGTGATTTCCGGGCGGAAACGGATCCCCGGTAACGGCTGGACGTTTGTCTTTAGTTCGAAGCTGCAGAGAAGCATCGCCCCGAAACAGGACCAGTACAACTCCTTCTGA